A window from Pseudomonas alloputida encodes these proteins:
- a CDS encoding sensor histidine kinase: protein MPLLNPSKGWSSSTSRLLALYSFLFVAWSSILMGVLYFEVSSYLNKLTRHSMLQRQHLFAHMSGKQLDDALIASQAFEERSFDAYGLFDSQLNPIGGTVRALPPELRLDGKIHELERCLDADDPRMPRDSCDAVAIKVQDGRWLVLVRDNGSLFVVTRIILHALLWGISLTLIPGFAGWYLLRRRPLKRIRAIQAQAELIVAGDLTHRLPLSARRDELDMLAAIVNAMLDRIERLMHEVKGVCDNIAHDLRTPLTRLRAQLYRIRQQSDVDSAQAEALDQAIGETDTLMARFRGLLRISELEDRQRRAGFIQLDPHELLVELHDFYLPLAEDGGIQLQLHQPAQLPALHGDRELLFEALANLVGNAIKFTPEGGRVRITATQDDSGVHMAIEDSGPGIPEAERTAVLKRFYRSDEGHRHAGFGLGLSIVAAIVDLHGFGLEIGGSELGGARLVLHCPLAGLSK, encoded by the coding sequence ATGCCATTGCTGAACCCGTCTAAAGGCTGGAGTTCTTCTACCAGCCGCCTGCTGGCGCTGTACAGCTTTCTGTTCGTGGCCTGGAGCAGCATCCTCATGGGGGTGCTGTACTTCGAGGTCTCCAGCTACCTGAACAAACTCACCCGTCATTCCATGCTGCAGCGCCAGCACCTGTTCGCCCACATGAGCGGCAAGCAACTGGACGACGCCCTGATCGCCAGCCAGGCCTTCGAGGAGCGCAGCTTTGACGCCTACGGCCTGTTCGATAGCCAGCTCAACCCGATTGGCGGCACCGTGCGAGCCCTGCCCCCAGAGCTCAGACTGGATGGCAAGATCCATGAGCTGGAACGCTGCCTGGATGCCGACGACCCACGCATGCCCCGCGACAGCTGCGACGCGGTGGCAATCAAAGTACAGGATGGCCGGTGGCTGGTGCTGGTGCGTGACAATGGCTCGCTGTTCGTGGTTACCCGTATCATCCTGCACGCCCTGCTCTGGGGCATCTCGCTGACCCTGATCCCGGGTTTTGCCGGTTGGTACCTGCTACGGCGCAGGCCGCTCAAGCGTATACGGGCGATCCAGGCCCAGGCCGAACTGATCGTCGCCGGCGACCTGACCCACCGCCTGCCACTGTCGGCCCGCCGCGACGAACTGGACATGCTTGCGGCGATCGTCAATGCCATGCTCGACCGTATCGAACGGCTGATGCATGAGGTCAAGGGCGTGTGCGACAACATTGCCCATGACCTGCGCACACCGCTGACCCGCCTGCGCGCCCAGCTGTACCGTATTCGCCAGCAAAGCGACGTGGATTCTGCGCAAGCCGAAGCGCTGGACCAGGCCATTGGCGAAACCGACACCTTGATGGCGCGCTTTCGCGGGTTGTTGCGCATCAGCGAGCTGGAAGACCGCCAGCGCCGCGCGGGCTTCATCCAGCTTGACCCGCATGAGCTGCTGGTAGAACTGCATGATTTTTACCTGCCATTGGCCGAGGATGGCGGCATTCAACTGCAATTGCACCAACCTGCGCAGCTACCGGCGTTGCACGGCGACCGCGAACTGCTGTTCGAGGCCTTGGCGAATCTGGTGGGTAACGCGATCAAGTTCACGCCCGAGGGTGGTCGGGTGCGCATCACCGCCACGCAGGATGACAGCGGCGTACACATGGCGATCGAGGATAGCGGGCCTGGTATTCCCGAAGCAGAGCGAACGGCTGTACTGAAACGGTTCTATCGCAGCGATGAAGGCCACCGCCATGCCGGCTTCGGGCTGGGGTTGTCGATCGTGGCGGCGATCGTCGACCTGCATGGTTTCGGGCTGGAGATTGGGGGAAGCGAGTTGGGTGGGGCCAGGCTGGTATTGCACTGCCCGCTTGCGGGTCTAAGCAAATAA
- the cysS gene encoding cysteine--tRNA ligase has protein sequence MLTIYNTLSKTKEVFKPLDGNKVRMYVCGMTVYDYCHLGHGRSMVAFDLVTRWLRKSGYELTYVRNITDIDDKIINRANENGETFDALTARMIDAMHEDERRLNILPPDQEPRATDHIAGMHAMIQTLIDKGYAYAPGNGDVYYRVGKFVGYGKLSRKRIEDLRIGARIEVDEAKQDPLDFVLWKGVKPGEPSWESPWGPGRPGWHIECSVMSTCCLGESFDIHGGGSDLEFPHHENEIAQSEAATGKQYANAWMHCGMIRINGEKMSKSLNNFFTIRDVLEKYHPEVVRYLLVASHYRSAINYSEDSLRDAKGALERFYHALRGLPRVAAKGGEAFVERFSVAMNDDFGTPEACAVLFDLVREINRLRDSDVEAAAGLAGRLRELGDVLGVLQLEADDFLRAGAEGKVDAAEVEGLIQARLKARADKNWAESDRIRDQLTAMGVVLEDSKGTTTWRLAD, from the coding sequence GTGCTTACCATCTACAACACCCTGAGCAAAACCAAGGAAGTCTTCAAGCCGCTGGATGGCAACAAGGTGCGCATGTACGTGTGCGGCATGACCGTGTACGACTACTGCCACCTGGGCCATGGCCGCAGCATGGTGGCGTTCGACCTGGTCACCCGCTGGCTGCGCAAGAGCGGCTACGAGTTGACCTATGTGCGCAACATCACCGACATCGATGACAAGATCATCAACCGGGCGAACGAGAACGGCGAAACCTTCGACGCCCTGACCGCCCGCATGATCGACGCGATGCACGAAGACGAGCGCCGCCTGAACATTCTGCCGCCAGACCAGGAGCCGCGTGCCACCGACCATATCGCCGGCATGCACGCGATGATCCAGACGTTGATCGACAAAGGGTACGCCTACGCGCCAGGCAATGGCGACGTGTACTACCGGGTTGGCAAGTTCGTCGGCTACGGCAAGCTGTCGCGCAAGAGGATCGAAGACCTGCGTATCGGTGCACGCATCGAGGTCGACGAAGCCAAGCAGGACCCGCTCGACTTCGTCCTGTGGAAGGGCGTCAAGCCGGGCGAGCCAAGCTGGGAATCGCCATGGGGCCCGGGTCGCCCGGGCTGGCACATCGAGTGCTCGGTCATGTCCACCTGCTGCCTGGGCGAGAGCTTCGACATTCACGGTGGCGGCAGCGACCTGGAGTTCCCGCACCACGAGAACGAGATTGCCCAGAGCGAGGCGGCCACCGGCAAGCAGTACGCCAACGCCTGGATGCATTGCGGCATGATCCGTATCAACGGCGAGAAGATGTCCAAGTCGTTGAACAACTTCTTCACCATCCGCGACGTGCTCGAGAAGTACCACCCGGAGGTGGTGCGCTACCTGCTGGTGGCCAGCCACTACCGCAGCGCGATCAACTACTCGGAAGACAGCCTGCGTGACGCCAAGGGCGCGCTGGAGCGCTTCTACCACGCCCTGCGCGGCCTGCCACGGGTGGCGGCCAAGGGTGGCGAAGCGTTTGTCGAGCGCTTCAGCGTGGCGATGAACGACGACTTCGGCACCCCCGAAGCCTGTGCGGTCCTGTTCGATCTGGTGCGCGAGATCAACCGCCTGCGCGACAGCGACGTGGAGGCCGCTGCTGGCCTGGCCGGTCGACTGCGCGAGCTGGGTGATGTACTGGGTGTGCTGCAACTGGAGGCCGATGACTTCCTGCGTGCTGGTGCCGAAGGCAAGGTCGATGCGGCTGAAGTCGAGGGCTTGATCCAGGCGCGCCTGAAGGCGCGTGCGGACAAGAACTGGGCTGAGTCTGACCGCATTCGCGATCAGCTGACCGCCATGGGTGTAGTGCTGGAGGACAGCAAGGGCACGACTACCTGGCGTCTGGCTGACTGA